A stretch of Nonomuraea africana DNA encodes these proteins:
- a CDS encoding NADPH-dependent FMN reductase, giving the protein MPTLKVIVASTRPTRIGRTIGDWAAAHAVRHGGFDVELVDLAEVGLPFLDEPEDATTGRYVHQHTKDWSARIDAADAFVFVMPEYNYCFNAPLKNALDFLYREWAHKPVGFVSYGGLSGGLRAVEMIKPVLVKLRMVPAGNAVAVFRRQMMDANGRLIVDDDLTASADGMLDELRRLTEALSAMRLPA; this is encoded by the coding sequence ATGCCCACCTTGAAGGTCATCGTCGCCAGCACCAGGCCGACCCGCATCGGACGGACCATCGGCGACTGGGCCGCCGCCCACGCCGTCCGCCATGGCGGCTTCGACGTCGAGCTCGTCGATCTGGCCGAGGTGGGGCTGCCGTTCCTGGACGAGCCCGAGGACGCGACCACGGGACGGTACGTGCACCAGCACACCAAGGACTGGAGCGCGAGGATCGACGCGGCCGACGCGTTCGTGTTCGTGATGCCCGAGTACAACTACTGCTTCAACGCGCCGCTGAAGAACGCCCTCGACTTCCTGTACCGCGAGTGGGCGCACAAGCCGGTCGGGTTCGTCAGCTACGGCGGCCTGTCCGGCGGCCTGCGCGCGGTCGAGATGATCAAGCCGGTGCTGGTCAAGCTGCGCATGGTCCCCGCGGGCAACGCCGTGGCGGTCTTCCGCCGCCAGATGATGGACGCCAACGGCCGCCTGATCGTCGACGACGACCTGACGGCCTCGGCCGACGGCATGCTGGACGAGCTGCGCCGGCTCACCGAGGCGCTCTCGGCGATGCGCCTCCCCGCGTGA
- a CDS encoding M81 family metallopeptidase produces MTWRVAMCGIGTESSTFAEHRTTTADFTVWRGGELAARYPFLDDVDGVEFVPLMVARALPGGPVTAETYDALERELLDRLAAAGPFDAVYLDLHGAMHVEGRFDIEADLVAGVRSVVGETCLVAASMDLHGQVSRRFARLVDLPTAYRTAPHVDVEETRERACRLLARCLAEGISPVRAWVRVPLLLPGEKTSTRLEPALSLYARLGEIDRRPGVLDASTWVGYAWADEPRSSVAVLVSGTAEAAVREAAEALARAWWAARDGFAFCVPAGTPEWAVGQALHSPARPYFVSDSGDNPTAGGSGDATAMLSVLLATPELASGARTAVWASCVAPEAVAACVAAGEGADVDLRLSGERLRGTVTRLLAGDPVGGDLAVVRSGGVSAVLTSRRKPFHFVADLTALGLDPAAHDVTVVKIGYLEPDLYRAAAGSVLALTPGAVNQDLLGLVYHHLNRPIHPLDEGFSPDLTPELFRG; encoded by the coding sequence ATGACCTGGCGCGTGGCGATGTGCGGGATCGGGACCGAGTCGAGCACGTTCGCGGAGCACCGGACCACGACCGCGGACTTCACCGTGTGGCGCGGCGGCGAGCTCGCCGCCCGCTACCCGTTCCTCGATGACGTCGACGGTGTGGAGTTCGTGCCGCTGATGGTGGCCAGGGCGCTGCCGGGCGGCCCGGTCACCGCCGAGACGTACGACGCGCTGGAGAGGGAGTTGCTCGACCGGCTCGCCGCGGCGGGCCCGTTCGACGCCGTCTACCTCGACCTGCACGGGGCGATGCACGTCGAGGGCCGCTTCGACATCGAGGCCGACCTCGTGGCCGGGGTCAGGTCGGTCGTGGGCGAGACGTGCCTGGTGGCGGCGTCGATGGACCTGCACGGCCAGGTCTCCCGGCGGTTCGCTCGGCTCGTGGACCTGCCGACCGCCTACCGGACCGCGCCGCACGTGGACGTCGAGGAGACGCGCGAGCGCGCCTGCCGGCTTCTGGCCAGGTGCCTGGCCGAGGGGATCAGCCCGGTGCGCGCCTGGGTGCGGGTGCCGCTGCTGCTGCCCGGCGAGAAGACCAGCACCCGGCTGGAGCCCGCGCTGTCGCTCTACGCCCGGCTCGGCGAGATCGACCGGCGTCCCGGCGTGCTCGACGCCTCCACCTGGGTGGGGTACGCGTGGGCGGACGAGCCGCGCAGCTCCGTCGCGGTGCTGGTCTCGGGCACCGCCGAGGCGGCCGTGCGGGAGGCGGCCGAGGCGCTGGCGCGCGCGTGGTGGGCGGCCCGCGACGGCTTCGCGTTCTGCGTTCCCGCGGGCACCCCGGAATGGGCCGTCGGGCAGGCGCTGCACTCCCCCGCCCGGCCGTACTTCGTCAGCGACTCGGGCGACAACCCGACGGCGGGCGGATCCGGGGACGCCACCGCGATGCTGTCGGTCCTGCTGGCCACACCCGAGCTGGCCTCCGGGGCGCGCACCGCCGTCTGGGCCTCCTGCGTGGCCCCCGAGGCGGTGGCCGCGTGCGTCGCCGCGGGCGAGGGGGCCGACGTCGACCTCCGGCTCTCCGGCGAGCGCCTTCGCGGTACGGTCACCCGCCTGCTGGCCGGCGATCCGGTGGGCGGCGACCTGGCGGTGGTGCGCTCGGGAGGCGTGTCGGCGGTGCTGACCTCGCGGCGCAAGCCGTTCCATTTCGTGGCGGATCTCACCGCGCTCGGGCTGGATCCCGCGGCGCACGACGTGACCGTGGTGAAGATCGGCTACCTGGAGCCCGATCTGTACCGCGCCGCCGCCGGCTCGGTCCTGGCCCTGACCCCTGGCGCGGTGAACCAGGACCTGCTCGGGCTGGTCTACCACCACCTGAACCGGCCGATCCACCCTCTCGACGAGGGATTCTCGCCCGATCTCACCCCCGAGCTGTTCCGCGGCTGA
- a CDS encoding alpha-L-fucosidase, translating to MLLFDRRVGPDLGADYPARDVPDWYRDAKFGVFVHWGLYSVSAWATPRLPGEHVPVELEFSHHQYAEWHANTVRIPGSPARVFHEREYGVGTSYEDLADSWTAEAFYPQGWMRLIADCGARYVVPTAKHHDGFCLWDTATTSFSSAHRGPRRDLIAEMAAAARAAGLRFGLYYSGALDWHVSDFPPIQSMTDLFTLRRNDEAFARYCFDQAMELIDAHAPDMLWNDIDWPDSAKAAGPYSLQTLFRLYYERVPDGLVNDRWGVPHLGSRTREYVSEEQTSPWVWEATRGLGRSFGYNRAEDDRHLLGPKELVHLLVDTVAKNGNLLLNIGPRADGSLPESQVDRLRRLGAWLDAHGHAIYGTRPWARHAEPAGDPVRYTAAPDGTLHVIALDPAAGRLRLAEDLVAPARATASWGEGPADVDRSGNVTVPEGLRGLPAAVLTLEPRS from the coding sequence GTGTTGCTTTTCGACCGCCGTGTCGGCCCCGACCTGGGCGCCGACTACCCGGCGAGGGACGTGCCCGACTGGTACAGGGACGCCAAGTTCGGCGTCTTCGTGCACTGGGGGCTGTACTCGGTGTCCGCCTGGGCGACCCCCCGGCTGCCGGGCGAGCACGTGCCGGTGGAGCTGGAGTTCAGCCACCACCAGTACGCCGAATGGCACGCCAACACCGTCCGCATCCCCGGCTCGCCCGCGCGGGTCTTCCACGAGCGGGAGTACGGCGTCGGCACCTCCTACGAGGACCTGGCCGACTCCTGGACGGCGGAGGCGTTCTACCCTCAGGGCTGGATGCGGCTGATCGCCGACTGCGGCGCGCGTTACGTCGTGCCCACGGCCAAGCACCACGACGGGTTCTGCCTCTGGGACACCGCCACCACCTCGTTCAGCAGCGCGCACCGCGGGCCGCGCCGCGACCTGATCGCCGAGATGGCGGCCGCCGCGCGCGCGGCGGGACTGCGGTTCGGGCTGTACTACTCGGGCGCGCTCGACTGGCACGTCTCCGACTTCCCGCCGATCCAGTCCATGACGGACCTGTTCACGCTGCGCCGCAACGACGAGGCCTTCGCGCGGTACTGCTTCGACCAGGCCATGGAGCTGATCGACGCGCACGCCCCCGACATGCTCTGGAACGACATCGACTGGCCGGACTCGGCCAAGGCGGCCGGGCCGTACAGCCTGCAGACGCTGTTCCGGCTCTACTACGAGCGGGTGCCCGACGGCCTCGTCAACGACCGGTGGGGCGTCCCGCACCTGGGCTCTCGCACCCGCGAGTACGTCTCGGAGGAGCAGACCTCGCCGTGGGTGTGGGAGGCGACGCGCGGCCTCGGCCGATCCTTCGGCTACAACAGGGCCGAGGACGACCGGCACCTCCTCGGGCCGAAGGAGCTGGTCCACCTGCTGGTGGACACGGTCGCCAAGAACGGCAACCTCCTGCTCAACATCGGCCCGCGCGCCGACGGCTCGCTGCCCGAGTCACAGGTGGACCGGCTGCGCCGCCTGGGCGCCTGGCTCGACGCGCACGGCCACGCGATCTACGGCACCAGGCCGTGGGCCCGGCACGCCGAACCGGCCGGTGACCCCGTCCGCTACACGGCCGCCCCGGACGGCACGCTCCACGTGATCGCCCTGGACCCGGCGGCCGGGCGGCTGCGGCTGGCCGAGGACCTGGTGGCGCCCGCCAGGGCCACCGCCTCGTGGGGCGAGGGCCCCGCCGACGTCGACAGGTCCGGAAACGTCACCGTCCCCGAGGGCCTGCGGGGACTGCCGGCCGCCGTCCTCACGCTGGAGCCTCGGTCATGA
- a CDS encoding carbohydrate ABC transporter permease, with protein sequence MRAKSVVSHVLLAAVTLAFLYPLIFAVATALKPAGETFADPGSLVGSQIRWQNFADVFSYVPFQRYILNGVLVAGVGTLVVLAASALSAYAFASLRWRGRDGVFLVFLATLMVPQEVLVVPMFILMQAFGWVDTYQSLIFPWAFTAFGTFLLRQFFRAVPRELQEAARIDSAGELRIFLRIMLPLARPALGVLAVFTFISYWNSFLWPLIMINDVTARGTVPLGLQLFFGQNGNQWHLVMAASIVSILPTLLLLIALQKHLVKGIATAGLAGR encoded by the coding sequence ATGAGAGCTAAGAGCGTCGTCTCCCACGTGCTGCTGGCCGCGGTCACGCTGGCCTTCCTCTACCCGCTGATCTTCGCGGTGGCCACCGCGCTGAAGCCCGCGGGCGAGACGTTCGCCGACCCCGGCTCGCTGGTCGGGTCGCAGATCCGCTGGCAGAACTTCGCCGACGTCTTCAGCTACGTGCCGTTCCAGCGCTACATCCTCAACGGCGTGCTGGTGGCCGGGGTCGGCACGCTCGTGGTGCTGGCCGCCTCCGCCCTGTCGGCCTACGCCTTCGCCTCCCTGCGCTGGCGCGGCCGCGACGGTGTTTTCCTGGTGTTCCTCGCCACGCTGATGGTGCCGCAGGAAGTGCTGGTCGTGCCCATGTTCATCCTCATGCAGGCGTTCGGCTGGGTGGACACCTACCAGTCGCTGATCTTCCCGTGGGCGTTCACCGCGTTCGGGACGTTCCTGCTGCGGCAGTTCTTCCGGGCGGTGCCGCGCGAGCTGCAGGAGGCCGCGCGCATCGACAGCGCGGGCGAACTGCGGATCTTCCTCCGGATCATGCTGCCGCTGGCCAGGCCCGCGCTCGGGGTGCTCGCGGTCTTCACGTTCATCTCCTACTGGAACAGCTTCCTGTGGCCGCTCATCATGATCAATGATGTGACCGCGCGCGGCACGGTGCCGCTCGGCCTCCAGCTGTTCTTCGGCCAGAACGGCAACCAGTGGCACCTGGTGATGGCCGCGTCCATCGTGTCCATCCTGCCGACGCTGTTGCTGCTCATCGCCCTGCAGAAGCATCTGGTCAAGGGCATCGCCACCGCCGGTCTGGCCGGCCGCTGA
- a CDS encoding sugar ABC transporter permease — protein sequence MRSREEWSALGFATPSVLGLGLFTLFPVGMAVVMSFFDWPMLGESEFIGLENFRYLFGEDPDFLSSLRNTFVFTGLYVPLNILVALGLAFWISRSRWQNLWRVLFFIPAITPMVANAVIWKLLFQLVGTEPNLLADGSTALLSVVAMSVWQGFGYNMIVFSAAINEMSPSVLEAASLDGATGWRKLIGVQLPLISPALFFATTMTVISSMQVFTQPYILTAGGPGNATETLVMTVYQAGFQSRELGLAAAGAWVLFAIILGVTAVQFLGQKRWVHYES from the coding sequence GTGAGATCACGCGAAGAGTGGAGCGCGCTCGGGTTCGCCACCCCGAGCGTGCTCGGGCTCGGGCTGTTCACGCTGTTCCCCGTCGGCATGGCCGTGGTGATGAGCTTCTTCGACTGGCCGATGCTGGGCGAGAGCGAGTTCATCGGGCTGGAGAACTTCCGCTACCTGTTCGGCGAGGATCCCGACTTCCTGTCGTCGCTGCGCAACACGTTCGTCTTCACCGGCCTGTACGTCCCGCTGAACATCCTCGTGGCGCTCGGACTGGCGTTCTGGATCAGCAGGTCGCGCTGGCAGAACCTGTGGCGGGTGCTCTTCTTCATCCCGGCGATCACCCCGATGGTGGCCAACGCGGTGATCTGGAAGCTGCTGTTCCAGCTCGTCGGGACCGAGCCGAACCTGCTCGCCGACGGCAGCACCGCGCTGCTGTCGGTGGTGGCGATGAGCGTCTGGCAGGGCTTCGGCTACAACATGATCGTGTTCTCGGCGGCGATCAACGAGATGTCGCCGTCCGTCCTGGAGGCGGCCTCGCTCGACGGGGCGACCGGATGGCGCAAGCTGATCGGTGTCCAGCTGCCGCTGATCTCGCCCGCGCTGTTCTTCGCCACCACGATGACCGTGATCAGCTCGATGCAGGTGTTCACGCAGCCGTACATCCTCACCGCGGGCGGGCCTGGCAACGCCACGGAGACGCTCGTCATGACCGTCTACCAGGCCGGCTTCCAGTCGCGCGAGCTGGGGCTGGCGGCCGCGGGAGCGTGGGTGCTGTTCGCGATCATCCTGGGTGTGACGGCCGTGCAGTTCCTCGGCCAGAAGCGGTGGGTGCACTATGAGAGCTAA
- a CDS encoding ABC transporter substrate-binding protein, with protein MKRRTSLPLKDDGTVTLDWEMWAGSEEEKAQLDHLAQLVSKQHPNIRLQLRTAPFNAYFTKLQTEFAAGKQACVVSMQSLRLGAYADLLEPLAAPEGFAPASLDALKMDGKQLALPYDLSPMLLYYNKDAFAKAGVAEPKAGWTIADFEKAAKALSTGGKSGFGMSFSDLHTLSLLLSYNGAKPVTDDVKLQMDSQPMIDAVTWYAGLGASKSASVPAGSAEAGWGETQFVNGNAMMAVDGSWNIGSTIKDAKFKVGIAPLPAGQAGSKTYVANSGFGVAKGCAYKEEAIKAVSVLSGKEAQAYLAGQGRGFPARTEQQAAYEDFLVKQNQDKAADVQAAMSAVKEGLAGGVPLFTTKNWDDVTKLMAQHLLQVYTGAQSAKESLATIQQQGARGQ; from the coding sequence GTGAAACGGCGCACCTCGCTGCCGTTGAAGGACGACGGCACGGTCACGCTCGACTGGGAGATGTGGGCGGGCAGCGAGGAGGAGAAGGCCCAGCTCGACCACCTGGCGCAGCTGGTCTCCAAGCAGCATCCGAACATCAGGCTCCAGCTGCGGACCGCGCCGTTCAACGCCTACTTCACCAAGCTGCAGACCGAGTTCGCCGCCGGCAAGCAGGCGTGCGTCGTTTCGATGCAGAGCCTGCGCCTGGGTGCCTACGCCGACCTCCTCGAGCCGCTGGCCGCCCCCGAGGGCTTCGCCCCGGCCTCGCTCGACGCGCTCAAGATGGACGGCAAGCAACTCGCTCTGCCGTACGACCTGTCGCCGATGCTCCTGTACTACAACAAGGACGCCTTCGCGAAGGCGGGAGTCGCCGAGCCGAAGGCGGGCTGGACGATCGCCGACTTCGAGAAGGCCGCCAAGGCGCTGAGCACCGGCGGCAAATCCGGGTTCGGGATGTCCTTCTCCGACCTGCACACGCTGTCGCTGCTGCTGTCCTACAACGGCGCCAAGCCGGTCACCGACGACGTGAAGCTGCAGATGGACAGCCAGCCGATGATCGACGCGGTCACCTGGTACGCCGGCCTGGGCGCGAGCAAGTCGGCCAGCGTGCCGGCCGGCTCCGCCGAGGCGGGCTGGGGCGAGACGCAGTTCGTCAACGGCAACGCGATGATGGCCGTCGACGGCTCGTGGAACATCGGGTCCACCATCAAGGACGCGAAGTTCAAGGTCGGCATCGCGCCGCTGCCGGCGGGCCAGGCCGGGTCCAAGACCTACGTGGCCAACTCGGGCTTCGGCGTGGCCAAGGGCTGCGCGTACAAGGAGGAGGCGATCAAGGCGGTGTCCGTGCTGAGCGGCAAGGAGGCCCAGGCCTACCTCGCCGGTCAGGGCCGCGGCTTCCCCGCCAGGACCGAGCAGCAGGCCGCCTACGAGGACTTCCTGGTGAAGCAGAACCAGGACAAGGCCGCCGACGTGCAGGCCGCGATGTCCGCGGTCAAGGAGGGTCTGGCCGGCGGCGTGCCGCTGTTCACCACCAAGAACTGGGACGACGTGACCAAGCTGATGGCGCAGCACCTGCTCCAAGTCTACACCGGCGCGCAGAGCGCCAAGGAGTCGCTGGCCACCATCCAGCAGCAGGGGGCGCGCGGGCAGTGA
- a CDS encoding ROK family protein — MTVPSSFNGSEVRRFTLPFDPRADPVEQLVAVRAEQLADPDTGDRIRGIGLAVPGVIDPAKGVVRLSPHLGWSDLPLQPVLADRLPVPVLIDNDTRASTTAELLFGTGRDHDDFLVLAVGGGIGMGIVLGRRIHRGPDGVAGEFGHVPIDAAGPPCVCGRRGCLETYAADYALAARAHARGLTAEVVPVAELHRLAAVDAPGIRDLMAEAGAALGQAAAGVVNVLAVRALTVIGESHVLWPYLEKGFRPAVEGGVLSGLEIMVRPWDDSAHARGAAALVLSATVASR; from the coding sequence GTGACCGTGCCGTCGTCCTTCAACGGCAGCGAGGTGCGCCGTTTCACGCTGCCCTTCGACCCGCGCGCCGACCCGGTCGAGCAGCTCGTCGCGGTGCGCGCGGAACAGCTCGCCGACCCGGACACCGGTGACCGGATCCGCGGCATCGGGCTGGCCGTCCCCGGCGTGATCGACCCGGCCAAGGGCGTCGTACGGCTCTCGCCGCACCTGGGCTGGTCGGACCTGCCGCTCCAGCCGGTGCTGGCCGACCGCCTGCCCGTCCCCGTGCTCATCGACAACGACACCCGCGCCAGCACCACCGCCGAGCTGCTGTTCGGCACCGGCCGCGACCACGACGACTTCCTGGTGCTGGCCGTGGGCGGCGGCATCGGCATGGGGATCGTGCTCGGCAGGCGGATCCACCGGGGCCCCGACGGGGTGGCGGGGGAGTTCGGGCACGTGCCGATCGACGCCGCGGGGCCGCCGTGCGTGTGCGGGCGGCGCGGCTGCCTGGAGACCTACGCGGCGGACTACGCGCTGGCCGCCCGAGCACACGCGCGGGGGCTGACCGCCGAGGTCGTGCCGGTGGCCGAACTCCACCGGCTGGCCGCCGTGGACGCGCCGGGCATCCGCGACCTGATGGCCGAGGCGGGCGCGGCGCTGGGGCAGGCGGCGGCGGGGGTGGTGAACGTGCTGGCCGTACGGGCGCTGACGGTGATCGGCGAGAGCCACGTGCTGTGGCCGTACCTGGAGAAGGGGTTCCGGCCCGCGGTGGAGGGCGGTGTGCTGTCGGGGTTGGAGATCATGGTGCGGCCGTGGGACGACAGCGCCCACGCCCGGGGGGCCGCCGCCCTCGTCCTCTCCGCCACCGTCGCCTCCCGCTGA
- a CDS encoding helix-turn-helix transcriptional regulator, with protein sequence MNLAGLGLTAEQERVYRYFLRSPHADLDAAAAHLGIPHLSAVLDRLRTLGVIDDSLAALSPAVAVAQLIRRRMEQTSRELHQLSAAWDIVRDLAEEQRSGRPVELVERIEGVENVNRRIREFSSAKEVMNIKNVVSTLRRDDEKVVRFRKRLSAGLVSRSLVPEATLADPEQLALAREGHTLGDLCRVSTECARQVLIISRSVAFVQIDPADRTAGALLIRQPGAVAVLVDMFEGMWARARDLNEPQLAPIERQVLQALALHDKDETAARALNISVRKFRTHVAELMDRLGAGNRFQAALLAKERGWL encoded by the coding sequence TTGAATCTGGCCGGCCTCGGGCTGACCGCCGAGCAGGAGCGGGTGTACCGCTACTTCCTGCGATCACCTCACGCCGACCTCGACGCCGCCGCCGCCCATCTCGGCATCCCGCACCTCTCCGCCGTCCTCGACAGGCTCAGGACACTGGGCGTCATCGACGACAGCCTGGCCGCGCTCTCCCCGGCGGTCGCCGTCGCCCAGCTCATCCGGCGCCGCATGGAGCAGACCTCACGCGAGCTCCATCAGCTCAGCGCCGCCTGGGACATCGTGCGCGACCTGGCGGAGGAGCAGCGCAGCGGCCGCCCCGTCGAGCTCGTCGAGCGGATCGAGGGGGTGGAGAACGTCAACCGGCGGATCAGGGAGTTCTCCTCCGCAAAGGAGGTCATGAACATCAAGAACGTCGTGTCGACCCTGCGGCGCGACGACGAGAAGGTGGTGCGCTTCCGCAAGCGGCTGTCGGCGGGTCTGGTGAGCAGGAGCCTGGTTCCCGAGGCGACGCTGGCCGACCCCGAGCAGCTGGCTCTCGCGCGCGAGGGGCACACCCTGGGAGACCTGTGCCGCGTCAGCACCGAATGCGCCAGGCAGGTGCTCATCATCAGCCGGTCGGTCGCGTTCGTGCAGATCGACCCCGCCGACAGAACGGCGGGGGCGCTGCTGATCCGCCAGCCCGGCGCGGTCGCCGTCCTCGTCGACATGTTCGAGGGCATGTGGGCCCGCGCGCGCGACCTGAACGAGCCGCAGCTCGCCCCCATCGAGCGGCAGGTGCTCCAGGCGCTCGCCCTGCACGACAAGGACGAGACCGCGGCCCGCGCGCTGAACATCTCCGTGCGCAAGTTCCGCACCCATGTGGCCGAGCTGATGGACCGCCTCGGCGCAGGCAACCGCTTCCAGGCCGCGCTGCTCGCCAAGGAACGAGGCTGGCTGTAA
- a CDS encoding LysR family transcriptional regulator has protein sequence MELRQLEYFVAVAEERNFTRAAERVHISQSGVSAQIRQLERELGAELFDRSARTATLTVAGKAALQHARAALAAAAALGQAVGEVTDLIRGRLTVGMVIGCTITPLFDALAAFNRAHPGVEISLLEDNSDRLVEGVRAGAVDLALVGTATATPDGLDALTIISERLVAVVPGGHPLATRPGVTLRELGAYPLVCMPPGTGLRTVFDRACAAQNLQPVIALQAGASDAIADLAARGLAVAVLSESMAAHYRDRLTAVAIDDVDLPAVLALVWRSTRSPAVREFLVHARRAFALPG, from the coding sequence ATGGAACTGAGGCAGCTGGAGTACTTCGTCGCGGTCGCCGAGGAGCGGAACTTCACCAGGGCGGCCGAGCGGGTGCACATCAGCCAGTCCGGCGTCAGCGCCCAGATCCGCCAGCTCGAACGGGAGCTCGGCGCCGAGCTGTTCGACCGGTCGGCGCGCACCGCCACCCTCACGGTCGCGGGCAAGGCGGCACTCCAGCACGCCCGCGCCGCGCTCGCCGCCGCCGCGGCGCTCGGCCAGGCGGTGGGCGAGGTGACCGACCTGATCAGGGGCAGGCTCACGGTGGGGATGGTCATCGGCTGCACCATCACCCCGCTGTTCGACGCGCTGGCCGCCTTCAACCGGGCGCATCCCGGCGTGGAGATCTCGCTGCTGGAGGACAACTCCGACCGGCTCGTCGAAGGAGTCCGCGCGGGCGCCGTCGACCTGGCCCTGGTCGGCACCGCGACCGCCACCCCCGACGGGCTGGACGCACTGACGATCATCAGCGAGCGCCTCGTCGCGGTGGTCCCCGGCGGGCACCCTCTGGCTACGCGACCGGGCGTCACCCTGCGCGAGCTGGGCGCGTACCCGCTCGTGTGCATGCCGCCGGGCACCGGCCTGCGCACGGTGTTCGACCGGGCCTGCGCCGCGCAGAACCTCCAGCCGGTGATCGCGCTGCAAGCCGGCGCCTCGGACGCCATCGCGGACCTGGCCGCCCGCGGGCTCGCCGTGGCCGTCCTCAGCGAGTCGATGGCCGCCCACTACCGTGACCGGCTCACCGCGGTCGCCATCGACGACGTCGACCTGCCCGCGGTGCTCGCACTGGTCTGGAGGAGCACGCGCAGCCCCGCCGTGCGCGAGTTCCTCGTCCATGCCCGCCGGGCCTTCGCGCTACCCGGTTGA
- a CDS encoding YybH family protein produces the protein MTEYEKAMRPEDITRLFVERSNAGDTAGVAALYEPDAVMAYPPGSQTVGREAIRALWEMVLANRPRFEPEQPLPTLISGDLALTSTPPKDGSGARAQVVRRQPDGSWLRVLDQPEFRAPTS, from the coding sequence ATGACGGAGTACGAGAAGGCCATGCGGCCCGAGGACATCACCCGCCTGTTCGTCGAGCGATCCAACGCCGGTGACACGGCCGGAGTCGCGGCGCTCTACGAGCCGGACGCGGTCATGGCCTACCCGCCCGGCAGCCAGACGGTGGGCCGCGAGGCGATCCGCGCGTTGTGGGAGATGGTGCTGGCCAACCGTCCCCGCTTCGAGCCCGAGCAGCCGCTCCCGACGCTGATCAGCGGTGACCTCGCCCTCACCTCGACCCCGCCGAAGGACGGGTCGGGCGCCCGCGCGCAGGTCGTCCGCCGCCAGCCCGACGGAAGCTGGCTGCGCGTGCTCGACCAGCCCGAGTTCCGCGCCCCCACCAGCTGA
- a CDS encoding aldo/keto reductase produces the protein MRLIGQAEVSAIGMGAMPLSIEGRPDRARALATVRAALDAGITLIDTADSYHWHADEIGHNERLLAGFSREALIGTKGGRGRPGDGSWTVNGRPDHLLRACEGSLRRLGVEVIDLYQLHKPDPDVPWADSVGALRTLLDEGKIRMAGLSNVTAAQILTAREILGEGLVSVQNRFSPAVRDSAPELRLCAELGLAFLPWSPLGGISRSSLDGPSAGETADTPFHEVARKRGVSPQRVCLAWLLTLSPTVIPIPGASRPETIRDSAAAADLTLTEHDLSRLPGV, from the coding sequence ATGCGCCTGATCGGACAGGCAGAGGTGAGCGCGATCGGCATGGGGGCCATGCCGCTGTCCATCGAGGGACGTCCCGACCGCGCGAGGGCGCTCGCCACCGTCCGCGCCGCGCTCGACGCCGGGATCACGCTGATCGACACCGCCGACTCCTACCACTGGCACGCGGACGAGATCGGGCACAACGAGCGGCTGCTGGCGGGTTTCTCACGGGAGGCGCTGATCGGCACCAAGGGCGGCAGGGGCCGTCCCGGCGACGGGTCCTGGACGGTGAACGGCAGGCCCGACCACCTGCTGCGCGCCTGCGAGGGCTCGCTGAGACGGCTCGGCGTCGAGGTGATCGACCTGTACCAGCTGCACAAGCCCGACCCCGACGTCCCCTGGGCCGACTCGGTCGGCGCCCTTCGCACGCTGCTGGACGAGGGCAAGATCCGCATGGCGGGGCTCTCGAACGTGACGGCCGCGCAGATCCTGACCGCCCGCGAGATCCTCGGCGAGGGGCTCGTCTCGGTGCAGAACCGCTTCTCGCCCGCCGTCCGGGACAGCGCACCGGAACTGCGCCTGTGCGCGGAGCTGGGCCTGGCCTTCCTGCCCTGGAGCCCGCTCGGCGGCATCTCGCGCAGCTCCCTGGACGGGCCGTCGGCCGGCGAGACGGCGGACACGCCGTTCCATGAGGTCGCTCGCAAGCGGGGGGTGAGCCCGCAGCGGGTCTGCCTGGCCTGGCTGCTCACCCTGTCGCCCACGGTCATCCCGATCCCCGGCGCCAGCCGCCCCGAGACGATCCGCGACTCGGCCGCCGCCGCCGATCTGACCCTGACCGAGCACGACCTGTCCCGCCTCCCAGGCGTCTGA